In the genome of Neofelis nebulosa isolate mNeoNeb1 chromosome 6, mNeoNeb1.pri, whole genome shotgun sequence, one region contains:
- the SFT2D1 gene encoding vesicle transport protein SFT2A, with protein MEKLRRVLSGQDDEEQGLTAQVLDASSLSFNTRLKWFAICFVCGIFFSILGTGLLWLPGGIKLFAVFYTLGNIAALASTCFLMGPMKQLKKMFETTRLLATIIMLLCFILTLCAALWWHKKGLALLFCILQFLSMTWYSLSYIPYARDAVIKCCSSLLS; from the exons ATGGAGAAGCTGCGGCGGGTCCTGAGCGGCCAGGACGACGAGGAGCAGGGCCTCACCGCGCAG GTCCTGGATGCCTCGTCCCTTAGTTTCAACACCAGATTGAAGTGGTTTGCGATCTGCTTCGTGTGCGGCATTTTCTTCTCTATCCTT GGAACTGGATTACTGTGGCTTCCCGGGGGCATCAAGCTTTTCGCAGTGTTTTACACGCTCGGAAACATCGCTGCGCTGGCCAG TACGTGCTTTTTAATGGGACCCATGAAGCAGctgaagaaaatgtttgaaaCGACAAGATTGCTGGCAACAATTATTATGCTT CTGTGTTTCATACTTACGCTGTGCGCTGCTCTTTGG tGGCACAAGAAGGGCCTGGCCTTGTTGTTCTGCATATTGCAGTTCTTGTCGATGACCTG GTACAGCCTGTCGTACATCCCGTATGCAAG ggaTGCAGTAATTAAATGCTGCTCTTCTCTCTTAAGTTGA
- the MPC1 gene encoding mitochondrial pyruvate carrier 1 isoform X3, with protein sequence MKKSPEIISGRMTFALCCYSLTFMRFAYKVQPRNWLLFACHATNEVAQLIQGSRLIKYEMTKKASA encoded by the exons ATGAAAAAGTCTCCAGAGATTATCAGTGGGCGGATGACATTTG CTCTCTGCTGTTACTCCTTGACGTTCATGAGATTTGCCTACAAGGTGCAGCCTCGAAACTGGCTTCTCTTCGCCTGCCACGCCACAAACGAAGTCGCCCAGCTCATTCAGGGGAGTCGCCTCATCAAATACGA GATGACTAAAAAGGCATCGGCATaa